From Desmodus rotundus isolate HL8 chromosome 12, HLdesRot8A.1, whole genome shotgun sequence, one genomic window encodes:
- the LOC112313658 gene encoding zinc finger protein 135 — translation MPAGLLDVGLLEQVTFEDVVVDFTQEEWGQLTPAQRTLYRDVMLETYGLLVSVGHWLPKHPLISLLQQKAEPWPVGEEVPQGVCPDLETRLKTKFSAAKHDISEKIPNNVLVERFLWNGLPGSEREDAEGHWEQSCESLDDVVQVDFQPVKASVQEQQPGNGFGENLSLSPDIPTQPMTPERQCSHTRGMHGKRANPDTKLNVQLKTYATDKSCRYQEYGRSFNHSSALIEHQRIHAGEKLYKYMHCGRTFNQIAPLIQHQRTHTDGKPYECSECGKSFNFRSSFSQQEWIHTGEKPYECSQCGKAFRQSIHITQHQRIHMGEKPYECYEFGKAFSQNTLLTEHQKIHTGEKPFSCNECGKTFSHSSSLSHHRRTHTGEKPYECSQCGKTFRQSTHLSQHQRIHTGEKPYKCSDCGRAFSHRSSLTNHQRIHTGEKPYECNDCGKAFSQLSPLILHQRIHTGEKPYVCSDCGRAFSHSSSLTNHQRIHTGEKPYECNICGRAFRQLSSLILHQRTHTGEKPYECNECGRAFSQSSPLIQHLRIHTKEKPYTCNEWGESFSHS, via the exons ATGCCCGCTGGGCTCCTGGATGTGGGCTTGCTG GAGCAAGTGACCTTTGAGGACGTGGTTGTGGACTTCACCCAGGAGGAGTGGGGGCAGCTGACACCTGCCCAGAGGACCCTTTACCGTGATGTGATGCTGGAGACATACGGGCTCCTAGTCTCTGTGG GACATTGGCTCCCGAAGCACCCCCTCATCTCCCTGCTGCAGCAGAAGGCAGAGCCGTGGCCTGTGGGTGAGGAGGTTCCACAAGGTGTGTGTCCAG attTAGAAACTAGATTGAAAACCAAATTCTCAGCTGCAAAGCACGACATCTCTGAAAAAATACCCAACAATGTCCTCGTAGAAAGGTTCCTGTGGAATGGTCTGCCAGGCTCTGAGCGTGAAGATGCTGAGGGCCACTGGGAACAGAGCTGTGAGAGTCTTGATGATGTGGTACAGGTGGACTTCCAGCCTGTGAAGGCATCTGTTCAGGAGCAGCAACCAGGGAATGGGTTTGGGGAAAACTTAAGTCTGAGCCCAGATATCCCAACTCAACCCATGACTCCTGAAAGACAATGCTCCCACACACGGGGAATGCATGGAAAAAGGGCAAATCCAGACACTAAATTAAATGTGCAACTGAAAACCTATGCAACAGATAAATCCTGCAGATATCAGGAATATGGAAGGTCCTTTAATCACAGCTCTGCACTCATAGAACACCAGAGAATCCACGCTGGTGAGAAACTTTATAAGTACATGCATTGTGGGAGGACCTTCAATCAAATTGCACCATTGATCCAGCACCAGAGAACTCACACAGATGGGAAGCCCTATGAGTGCAGCGAATGTGGGAAGTCCTTCAATTTTAGGTCCTCCTTCAGCCAACAGGAGTGGATTCACACAGGTGAGAAACCCTACGAGTGCAGTCAGTGTGGGAAGGCCTTCCGGCAGAGCATACACATCACTCAACATCAGAGGATTCACAtgggagagaagccctatgaatgcTATGAGTTtgggaaagccttcagccagAACACACTCCTGACTGAACATCAGAAgattcacacaggagagaagccaTTTAGCTGTAATGAATGTGGAAAAACCTTCAGCCACAGCTCATCTCTCAGCCACCACAGGCGGAcgcatactggagagaagccctacgAGTGTAGTCAGTGTGGCAAGACCTTCCGGCAGAGCACACACCTCAGTCAACATCAGAGGATCCACACAGGGGAGAAACCCTATAAGTGCAGTGACTGTGGCAGGGCCTTCAGCCACCGCTCATCTCTAACCAATCACCAGCGAatccacactggggagaagccctatgagtGTAATGATtgtggcaaggccttcagccAGCTCTCTCCACTCATTCTACATCAGAGGatccacacaggagagaagccctatgtgTGCAGTGACTGTGGCAGGGCCTTCAGCCACAGCTCATCCCTAACCAACCACCAGCGAATTCACACTGGGGAAAAGCCCTATGAGTGTAACATATGTGGCAGGGCCTTCAGACAGCTCTCTTCACTCATTCTACATCAGAGGAcccacacaggagagaagccctatgagtgTAATGAGTGTGGCAGAGCCTTCAGCCAGAGCTCCCCTCTCATACAACACCTTAGGATTCACACTAAGGAAAAGCCCTACACCTGCAATGAGTGGGGGGAGTCCTTCAGTCATTCCTGA